The following proteins are co-located in the Patescibacteria group bacterium genome:
- a CDS encoding metal ABC transporter ATP-binding protein, which translates to MSQPAIIQFKNIDFSYNGQTVLDKVSFDIHAGEYVGLIGPNGGGKTTLLKILLGLIKPDKGEIKLFGKTADDFNQRYLIGYVPQRVAGADSSFVATVSEIVQSGRTARLGLLSSYKRNDAHLVHQAMEAVGVEKLANRQVSTLSGGERQRVFIARALASEPKILILDEPTVGIDSQSQEMFYTYLCDINKKLGLTIIFVSHDIDVIANEVNVIMCLNHTLVYHGSPKEMTNNDAIKKLYGTSTSIIHHHH; encoded by the coding sequence ATGTCACAGCCAGCAATAATTCAATTTAAAAATATAGATTTTAGCTATAACGGCCAAACTGTTTTAGATAAAGTTAGTTTTGATATTCATGCCGGGGAATACGTTGGGTTAATTGGTCCAAATGGGGGTGGCAAAACCACCTTGCTAAAAATTTTACTAGGTTTAATTAAGCCCGACAAAGGTGAAATTAAATTGTTTGGCAAAACTGCTGATGATTTTAATCAACGCTATCTAATTGGCTATGTGCCTCAACGCGTGGCGGGGGCCGATAGCAGTTTTGTGGCCACCGTGTCTGAAATTGTGCAGAGTGGCCGCACCGCACGCTTGGGGTTACTTTCATCTTATAAAAGAAATGATGCGCACTTGGTACATCAAGCGATGGAAGCGGTGGGGGTAGAGAAGCTGGCCAATCGCCAAGTTAGCACGTTGTCCGGTGGCGAACGTCAGCGGGTATTTATCGCCCGCGCGCTGGCTAGCGAGCCAAAAATTTTGATATTGGATGAGCCCACGGTGGGCATCGACAGCCAATCGCAAGAGATGTTCTATACTTACTTGTGCGATATTAACAAAAAGCTTGGGCTAACCATCATTTTTGTTTCACACGATATCGATGTGATTGCCAATGAGGTAAACGTGATAATGTGCCTTAACCATACGCTGGTGTATCACGGATCACCAAAAGAGATGACCAATAACGACGCGATAAAAAAATTATACGGCACCAGCACCAGTATTATTCACCACCACCACTAG